The stretch of DNA TTTGTAAGCAGGCTTTTTTGCGCGTAAGAACTCTTCAACTTTGATTACGGTACCCGAGCGTAAATCAACTTTCTCGAAATCTTCATACGAAATTGGCATATTTGTCCCTTCCATGAACGGTTTTACTTTTTTGATTGATCACGCACGCAGTAAGGTATCAAAGATCTTTGGGGATCACAATCCAATTTTTGAGTTCTTATTATTTTCGAAAATAAAGCTCCATGCACACATAATCCAGTCAGCAATTCTGATAAAACTTCAGCAAAGCAAATATAACTGCCTCTGATTTTCGGGAAATTTTTCAATCGCATAGCGCAGCATCGTTCGGGGCATATGGCGCGCATGCTTATCAAGGAATGCGATAAGTTTACTTTGATTCTTTTTCCCCGCTTCACGCAGCATCCAACCAACTGCTTTGTGAATGAGGTCATGCGTATCTTGTAATAAGATTACAGCGAGTTTAAACGTATCTTCTAGATCGTTATGACGAATGAAATACCATGTTGAAACTATTGCAATACGGCGCGCCCACATGAGCTCTGATTGTGCAAGCGAAAAGAGTATTGCCCTATCACGCTTGAGTAAATGTGCTCCAATAATCAAATGCGCTGAAGCGTCGACAAGGTTCCAGTTATTTACCCGCTTCAAATTGCTCACGTAAAATTGATACAGCTCATCTTTTAA from Candidatus Dependentiae bacterium encodes:
- a CDS encoding DNA alkylation repair protein produces the protein MTNIIAIKNLLQQSISIPKERHSAFFKTGVGHYAEHDQFIGVKVPTLRIIAKSYNNLSLSEIQVLFDSPINEERLLALFILVGQYQKAKDNLKDELYQFYVSNLKRVNNWNLVDASAHLIIGAHLLKRDRAILFSLAQSELMWARRIAIVSTWYFIRHNDLEDTFKLAVILLQDTHDLIHKAVGWMLREAGKKNQSKLIAFLDKHARHMPRTMLRYAIEKFPENQRQLYLLC